A segment of the Methylomonas paludis genome:
AAACGTTCACCACTTCTTCGCCTAAACGGGCAAAATCTGCGGAGAGAATGGAGGGGGCAATTAAATCTGCAGCCATTTTTTGATCCTCAAGGTTTGGTAAAAAAGGCTATTATAGCGTGATTACGGACATTGCTAAAAGCTGAATAAAATCCGGAGATATACCGTGCGGATATTGTCGGCTTGGCCAGGGCTGTTTTACCCGGATTGTCCATCCACATACCAACCAGAGGATACTTATGGCCGCCACCGCTTCCAATATGCTGCCACTGGGTAGCATCGCTCCCGATTTCAACCTGCCCGATACCACCACCGGCAAAACTTTCAGATTGTCTGATCTGCAAGGTCGGCTCGGTACAGTGGTGATGTTCATCTGCAACCATTGCCCGTTTGTACTGCATATTAAACAGCAGTTACAGGCCATACCACGCCAGTACACGCCGCTGGGCATCAGCTTTATCGCAATTAGTGCCAACGATATCGACAATTATCCGCAAGATGCCCCGGATAAAATGCAGGCTCTGATGGCAGAGTGGGGTAATCCCTTTGCTGCCTATTTATACGACGAGAGCCAGCAAGTGGCAAAAGCTTATCAGGCCGCCTGTACACCCGATATTTATCTGTTTGATGCATATTTGAATTGTGTGTATCGCGGTCGTCTGGATGCCTCCACCCCGCAAAATAACCAGCCAGTCACCGGGCAGGACTTGCGTAATGCGCTGGATCAATTGTTGGCCGGTCAAACCATCAGTGCCGAACAAACCCCCAGCATCGGTTGCAATATCAAATGGAAAAATGCCTGACAGCCAGGCGCCTAAGTTAATACTTAGCCTCCAACATGACACCCAAACATTTCAAATTTACGCATGACTAAAAAAACCGTTATCTTTCTTGCCATAGCTGCATTAGCCTTGCTGGCGGGTATATTTGCCCAGCGGATTCAGCAACTCAGCGAACAAACAGCTGCCACCGCGCCGCCTATTGAATTCAGCTTGCCGGATATCGACGATAAGCCCCATGCTATCAGCGAATGGCGCGGTAAATTTCTGGTGGTGAATTTTTGGGCATCCTGGTGTGGGCCTTGCATCAAAGAAATCCCCGAATTCATCAATATGCAAACCGAGCTGCAAGCCCAGGGTGTTCAGTTTATTGGTGTGGCTATCGAAGAAAAAGCGGCTGTGCTGGATTATCTGGCTCGTGTCCACATTAATTACCCTATTCTGGTTGCCGGAGAAGCCGGCCTGAGCCTGGCATACCGGCTGGGCAATATAATCAACGCCGTGCCGTTCAGCATTATCGTCAATCCTACGGGTCAAATTATCCATCATCAGCCCGGGGAATTAAGCAAAGACAAGCTGCTTTCTGTCCTTGCTCCCCTGCTGAATAAACCCAAAGCAGAATAATTTCGGTTTATTAACAGATTATCTGGACAATAGCCCACAAATTAGGCAAAATTTGCGCCTTTAAGGTTTTATCGTTTACCACCTGCTATGGCGCAAATCACCGTACTTAACGGCCCTAACTTAAACCTACTAGGTATCAGAGAGCCAGGGATTTACGGCACAACAAGTTTGGCGGATATTCAAACCAATCTGGAGCATCTGGCTGCCGATTTAAAGCTAGAGCTTGCTTTTGTGCAAAGCAATGCCGAGCATGTCCTGGTGGAACACATTCACGCCGCCTATCTGCAACATACTGATTTCATTATCATCAATCCTGCCGCTTTTACCCATACCAGTGTGGCGTTACGCGATGCCTTACTTGCCACCAAAATTCCGTTCATAGAGGTACATTTATCCAATGTCCATGCACGGGAGGCTTTTCGAACACATTCGTATTTTTCAGACATCGCCGTTGGCGTTATCTGTGGATTAGGTGCCAATGGTTATCTGCTGGCGCTGCAAGCTGCTCATCAATTTTTACAAGAGAGAACTCAGAACAATGGATATTAGAAAAATAAAAAAACTCATCGATCTCATCGAGGAATCCGATATTGCTGAGATAGAGATTACTGAAGGTGAAGAGTCAGTCCGAATCAACCGCTATTCATCGGCTCCTGCTCCGCAATATAGCCATTATGCGCCACCTGCACCCGCCGCTGCACCAGCGCCTGCTCCTGCCGTGCCGCTGGTTTCGGCAACAGCTGCCCCGGTCGAAGAAAAAATCCTTGGTCATCAAGTACTGTCACCTATGGTCGGCACGTTTTACCGCTCGGCTTCACCGGGCTCAGGATCATTTGTCGAAATCGGTCACACTGTTACTGTTGGTCAGACTTTGTGCATCATAGAAGCCATGAAAATTCTGAATCAAATTGAATCAGATAAAAGTGGAAAAATTAAACAAATTCTGGTGGAAAACGGTCATCCCGTCGAGTACGGTCAACCATTGTTCGTTATAGAATAAATTGCCACTGGGGGAACTATGTTCGAGAAAATTGTTATCGCCAATCGCGGCGAGATTGCATTGCGTATTTTACGCGCTTGCCGTGAACTGGGCGTCAAAACTGTCGCCGTCTATTCGCAAGCTGATCGTGATCTAAAACACGTGCGTCTGGCTGATGAAGCCGTCTGTATTGGCCCGGCACCTTCCGCATTAAGTTATTTGAATATCCCGGCTATTATCAGTGCTGCAGAAGTAACTGATGCTCAAGCCATTCATCCCGGTTATGGTTTTCTGTCGGAAAATGCCGATTTTTCTGAAAAAGTCAGCCAAAGCGGTTTTGTGTTTATCGGCCCCAAAGCGGATACTATTCGCATGATGGGCGATAAAATCTCCGCCAAAAAAGCCATGATTGCTGCCGGTATCCCTTGTGTACCGGGCAATGGTGAACCTTTGGGCGATGACGATGCCGCCAACCTGAAACTGGCCCGGGAGGTTGGTTATCCAGTCATCATCAAAGCCGCCGGTGGTGGCGGTGGTCGTGGTATGCGCACCGTGCATACCGAATCACATCTGATCAGCTCCATTAATCTGACCAAAGGCGAAGCGGCTGCTGCATTCGGCAACCCCACCGTGTATATGGAAAAATTTCTGGAAGACCCGCGCCATATCGAGTTTCAAGTGATGGCCGACTCTCACGGTAACGCCATCCATCTGGGTGAGCGGGATTGCTCCATGCAGCGCCGCCATCAGAAAGTGGTGGAGGAAGCTCCGGCACCGGGTATTACACCGGAACAGCGGCAAAGAATGGGTGAGCGTTGTGCACAGGCCTGCCGCGACATTGGCTATCTGGGGGCCGGTACTTTTGAGTTTTTATATGAAAAAGGCGAGTTCTTTTTTATCGAAATGAACACCAGGGTACAGGTGGAGCATCCGGTTACTGAAATGATCACCGGCTTTGATATCGTCAAAGAACAGCTTCGAGTAGCTGCCGGCGAACGTCTGTCCATCACTCAGGATCAGGTGACATTCACCGGTCATGCGGTGGAATGCCGTCTCAACGCAGAAGACCCGCAAACCTTTATGCCTTGTCCCGGCCTGATCGATCAGTTCCACATGCCGGGTGGCCCGGGTATCCGCTGCGAAACCCATATCTACAACGGTTACCGGGTGCCGCCGTATTACGATTCCATGATAGGCAAATTAATTGCTCATGGTGAAGACCGCGCCAGCGCCATTGCCAGAATGAGAACCGCTCTGAGTGAAATGGTTATCGACGGTATCAAAACCAATATTCCCTTGCAGCAAATGATTATGTCCGATGCGGCTTTTGCCGCCGGCGGCCAAAATATTCATTATCTGGAAAAGAAATTGGGTATTCATTAATGTAGAGAGGGCACGCTGTCGTGTGTCCTTCATAAACCCCCGCCCCCTTTTCTCAAAGGGGGGCGGGGGTTGCTTGGCTTAAACTGAAAGCATTTATTATGCAAAAAGTGGAATCCGCAAACATAGCTTTTGAAAAAAGGTGACAAGGCATTATCTTGGTAATCCCATCCTCAGCTTACCTATTAAGCCAGTCTGGTTCTAATAGAAAGCAGCAGTCAATCTCTTAACTGAAGTTTCCGCGAAATTCATCAAGCCACCATGCGTAATAACACGGCTACGATAGAATTTATTGGGGAGTTGCTGGGTTTAGGGCAAAGCCTAACAAAATCCTCATTAAGTGCGGCTTCAGCAATAATGTGTCGAACATCAGAAAAGGCAAAACTGGTTCGACCTTTAACTTTATGCCGACGCTCTGGGTCTGCTTTTAATTTATCAGCATAAATCCAAGCCAGGGTAGAAGCCATTAAGCAAAAGTTCAAGTGATTGATGACAGCCGCCGCTTTGCGGCATTGCGCCGATTGGCTGCCTATGTCTTGCTTCAGTTCTTTAAAGCCAGATTCTATTTTCCAACGTGCGCCATAAAATTCAATGATTTGATTCACCGACAACGTCAGATCTGTGGTAAACAAGGCTATCCATTGGGTTTTACGATACACCCAAACAACGCGAACAGAACATTTAAGTGTTTTTAGCACCACCACTTGATCATAGGCAGACACCTGACGCGTTTTACCGTAGAGTTCAACGGTATAGTTCTTTGCTAAAGAGACAAATTGTTTGGCTATCTCAGCCGTAGAACCGATACGCTTGCCGTACTTGGCAGGACGACCACGCTTGTTTTCTTTCGATTCGACGAGTTGATTATACAACACGTTGTTGCTCCGTAATCGAGATAGAATATGGAAGCGTAACCCTAAACATTTTCGTACGGGTTGCCATACACTATAGTTACCGAACCAACTATCCATGACAGCCAGCACAGGGGTGTTTGGAAAGTGTTGGCTTATGCCGATCAACATATGGCAGGCCTGTTCAAGTTTTGATTGAAAAGGCACAGGCTGATCTTTGATTCTGGCATTTTTCGAGTTTGCCGTTAGGGTTTTTTGCGCAATGTAAAATCGAAAATCCATGAATAAGCAACCCCAGCGGCCTTTGATGCGTTTAAGTAAACCAACGGCAACAATATTTTGAGCCCAAGGATATTGGCTTTGGTTTGTTTTGGCAGCATGATCAAATACTGTATCGCAAGCAAAGATATGGGTTCCTGATTTAGGGTTAATGGTGTCATCCAAAGCCAATAATAATCGTCCATCTGTTTCGGGTGATGGAATTAATCCCCAAATAGTTTGCCAAACACGCTGCCACGGCAAAGTGCTGGATGCCATAAACGTATAAAAACGCTTTTGGTTAAGGTCAATGCCAAATAAGGTGGTAAGACAGCGATAGCAGTTTGAGGTAATCGACGAGGTGAATGGGATGATAATGGAAAGCAGCGTATAGATGAATAATGAGGACCGCTCTTTGCCTAGTTCAGAGTGGCTAAATTGGGCTTGTAAGGGTTGTGTTATATCGCGTAAAATGAACATGAATGAGGTCTTTTTATTTGTCTAATCAAAGCGTTAGGAACTTTCATTATACAGTAAAACTTGATCTCATTCACTATCAAAGTATTGTTTTTTAAGGAAAATAAACAATTAATGTCTAACGTATATGATTAGTCGACAAGCGCCTAACATCAAAAGCAATTCTTTATAAACACTCGCAAAGCCTTCTAACAATCTACAAATTTTTGGGAAACTTCAGTCTCTTAATTAACCGATACATAGTCCAAGCCCAAACCAAACCGGCAAAACTTCCCATGCTTTAGCCTTGCAACAGGTATAAAATGCGGTTTTTATTTTTTCTGTGGTTAAACTATGGCATGGCATCAGCTTTCGGTGATAACGGATGAATCTACCGCACCGGAACTTTCGGATTTTTTTAGTGAATTAGGTGCCGTTTCGGTCACCTTCAGTGACGCAGAAGATGAGCCGGTTTATGAACCCGCTATCGATCAGACTATCATTTGGAGCAATACCAAAGTCACGGCACTGTTCGAACTGGACACCGATCCTGATGTAGTGCATACCCTGGTATTCAATCAGTTCATCGGTCAACCGCTGGATGGCTGGAATGCCGAAGTACTGCTGGATCAAGCCTGGGAGCGGGCCTGGATGGAGCATTACAAACCTATGAAGTTTGCCGATAAACTCTGGGTGTGTCCCACCGGGCAGGAACGTCACGAAGCCGGCACGATATGCATGACTTTAGATCCCGGTTTGGCCTTTGGCACCGGTACCCACCCAACCACCGCCTTATGTCTGGAATGGCTGGCCAGTCACGATTTGCAGGACAAAGTGGTTGTCGATTACGGCTGTGGCTCCGGCATATTGGCGGTTGCCGCCTTATTGTTGGGAGCCAAACATGTTCACGCTCTGGACATAGATCCGCAAGCTATAACTGCCAGCCGCGACAATGCCGAAAAAAATCAAGTCCAAGACCGCATCAGTTATTATTTGCCGGAGCAATTTGATGTTTTGACCGCTGATATTGTGGTTGCCAATATTCTAGCCAAGCCATTGATAGAGCTGGCCGGCCCTATTAGCGCCTTGGTTAAAGACGGCGGTAAGCTGGTGTTATCCGGTATACTCAAACAACAGGCCGGTGAAGTGGCGGCCAGCTATCGTCAATTGGGCCTGAATGTCCTCGGCACCTATGGTCGTGAAGACTGGTGCCGTATCGATGCCGAGCAAAAAACGGCCTAAATCTTAATTCTGGTTCGGCTTTATACCGCAGCTAAACCGCGGCTCCTGAATAGCACCTACCCCTATGGTTAAACCTGCAAGACATGAGTTATCCCCAGTTATTTCTGCAAAAACACGAAGATAAACGCCTGCGTCAAGGGCATTTATGGGTATTCAGCAATGAAGTGGATACCGGTCGTAGTCCGCTCAGCCAGTTTGCGCCTGGTGATCTGGTTAGCGTCCACGACCATGCCGGCAAGGCGCTGGGTGTGGCTTATGTCAATCCCAATGCCCTGATCTGCGCCCGGCTGTTATCCAGAAAACCCGCCGCTGCCATCGGCGAAAAATTCTTTACCGCCAGGCTCAGCGCCGCACTGGAATTACGCCAGCGCTTGTTCGAACAGCCTTATTACCGGCTGGTATTTGCAGAAAGCGATGGTCTGCCGGGTTTAGTGATAGATCGGTTTGGGCAGGTATTATCAGTACAGATCACCACTGCCGGTATGGAAAAGCACAAGGATTTGCTGATTGATATTCTGTTAAAACTGCTCAATCCGACGGCAATATTGTTAAAAAATGACACCAGTCAGCGCCAATTGGAAAATTTAAGTCTGGAACCGGTGCTGGCCTATGGTGATTTGGCGGATACCCTGGAAATAATCGAAAATAACTGCCGTTTCCATATTAATGTCGCAGATGGTCAAAAAACCGGCTGGTTTTACGATCACCGCCTGGGCCGCGCTCAGTTTGCTCAGTGGGCGCAAGGTCTTAAAGTGCTGGATTTGTTTAGTTACGCTGGCGGCTGGGGGATTCCCGCTGCCGTAGCCGGCGCCGTCGAAGTCACCTGTGTGGACAGCTCGGAAAGCGCGTTGGCTCTGGCTGGACAAAGCGCGGTTTTGAACGGCGTGCAAGATAAAATGCAATTCATCAAAGCGGATGTGTTTGAATTTCTTAAGCAGCAGGTCGAGCAAAACCAGCGTTATGATGCTGTAGTGTTGGATCCACCGGCACTGATCAAACGCAAAAAAGATTTCAAGGCTGGATATGAAGCCTATCGCCGCCTCAATCATCTGGCCTTGCAGGTTCTGAATAATCAAGGCCTGTTGGTCTCAGCTTCCTGCTCACATCATTTAAGCAGAGACAATCTGCACGAAATTCTCCGCTCATCCGCGCGCCACATCGACCGGCATTTGGTGATATTAGCCACCGGCGGCCAAGGTCCGGATCATCCCATTCATCCTGCTTTACCCGAAAGTGAATATTTAAAAACCTATTTTTGTGCGGTTTCCAGCCGTTTTTAATAGAAGTATGCAAAAGTATGTATTTCCCTGTACCCTGTGCCAACAGCCGGTATTGCTGACAGACTTTGTCTTGCATGATCACAACGATCAAAAACAATTCTGTTGCCAAGCCTGTCTGAGTGTATTTCAATTACTTAATCCCGAACTAACAATAATTAAACAACCCGTGGAGAAATTATTATGAAAGCTTGCGAATCCTGTCATGAGCGCGTCAATATCGGCTGCCACCATAAGCAACAACCGGTAATTGCCAGAGCTATAGGCTTACTGTTTATCTATCTGCCTATCCTGACTTTGCCGTTCGTGATCAGCAGCGCCTATCTGACTTACTGGAGTCTGAAGTTGGTCGGCGCCGAGAATGTGAAAAAGTGGGGTGATTACCTACCCAGCCGGGCGAGCCACCGCTATAATTTAAAAAACCAGATCACCATGGATGGCTCGTTCAAGTTCAGCATGGCCCAATCCAAACTGTTCTGGATACTCAATTGCACCTGGTACTGTCCATATAGCGTTGCGCTGTTTGAATGGCACGCCTATCTGGTCAAAGTGGTTGAAAACTGGTGGTGCCCATTTGGTCATGATCGTAAAGACAGCTATGTTGACGGTGCTATTGACCAGTCTTTCTGGCATATCTACCCGGAAGAAAAAGCCAAATTAACCGAAGCAGATAAAAATAATCCCATTTTTACCAGCGACAAGGTTGAATAATCATTAGTATTATATAATGCCCCGTGCTCGTGTAGTGCGGGGCGCGCGGCATCCACATCGTCCAGTGCTTTACCATGTAGTGTTAATCCTGGCCGCACATGATTTTTTACCTATTTGACAACGGAACAGTCTTACCATGACCTCTTTAAAACAGGCTCACACACCGCTCAACCCTTATATTATCTGGTTGCTATGGGGCATCGCTCTGGTTTTGCTGGGGTTGGTGTTTCGGGTCGGTATAGAAGAAATGGTCGATGTCTGGTTTAATGTCGAAGAATATAGTCATGGCTTTTTTATCCCCTGCATCAGCATCTATTTTCTCTGGTTAAGACGTAGTGAATTTCACCCGGTATCAGGTTTCAAAGACTCACTTGCCGGTTTGGGCCTGCTGCTGCTGGGTTTATTGATATTCGTGCCGGGTAGTTTGGCCGCCTTGTACGCGCTGGAGCAATATGCATTTCTAATCGCTTTTACCGGTCTGTTTGGTGTGGTGTTTGGTGTGCGTGGTTTGCGGATTGCAGCCATCCCATTGTTGTTTATGGTGTTTATGGTGCCGTTTCCGGCATTTATCATTAGTACCATCTCCTCCAAGCTGCAGTTGATATCCTCCTGGTTTGGCGTCGAATTCATTCGTGCCTGCAATATCATGGTCTATCTGGAAGGTAATGTCATTGATCTGGGGGTCTATAAACTTCAGGTGGTCGATGCCTGCAGCGGTTTGCGTTACCTGTTTCCTTTAGCTAGTCTGGCGTTTTTATGCGCCTATCTGTTTCATGGCCCTCTCTGGCAAAAATGGCTGATCTTTCTGTCATCTGCACCGCTGACCATTTTTATGAACAGCTTTCGTATCGGTGTAATAGGTGTCTTGGTTAACAGCTGGGGTACGGAAATGGCCGAAGGCTTTTTACATGACTTTGAAGGTTGGGCGGTATTTTTGTTGTGCATGGTATTGCTGTTTATTGAAATGTGGATCTTCAGCCGCATTAGCGGTAATAAAGTCCCTATCAACGAACTGGTGCAGATTCCTGATAACTGGTCAGGCGCACCTGCCGCGCCCAGCGGCCCTATCGTACTTAATCGCTCATTTTACGCGGTTCTGCTGTTGCTGTTGTTGGCTGCGGGCGTTTCGGAAAACTTTAAGGGCAGGGGAGACGACATCATCCCCCAGCGTAAAGCCTATATTAATTTCCCCAATCAAGTCGGTAACTGGCAGGGTAAAAACGATTATCTGGGTCAGGATTATTTGGATCAGCTTAAATTAACCGATTACGTAATCATGAATTACGCCCAGCCGCAAACTCGCAATGGTGTCAATTTTTACGCTGCCTATTACCAATCCCAACGTAAAGGCGCCACCATCCACTCACCGCGCAGTTGCATACCAGGTGGCGGCTGGCAAATCAGCCAGATCCGCGAAGTGGACTTTCCGGCATTAAGCCTGGATGGTCAAACCTTAAAACTGAACCGGGCTATCATCGAAAAAGACGAAACCCGGCAATTGGTGTACTTCTGGTTCGCCCAGCGCGGTCGTGACATCACCAATGAATACTTGGCCAAATGGTACTTGATCTATGATGCTATTACCATGAACCGTACCGATGGCTCGTTGATCAGGATTATTACCAATATAGACCGCATTGAAGGCGAAGAAGCGGCCGAACAACGCCTACAGGTATTTTTGAAAGACATCCTGCCGGTATTGCCGCCCTTTGTGCCCGGTCAAAATATTGTTGCTACGCATTAATCGATTTATTTTAGAATTGAGCTAATGCTGTCGGGATAAAATGGGACTGCCCCTGACTATTTCCGTTACGAGCCAGGGGCTGGATTGTTGTCAATTTCTAATTAAATTACCTAGTGGTTGACCACCATTACTTTGACGGAAGCGTCAGAGGATGTGCCGATTCTGGATGTGCGCTGCGATTGATGCGCATCACTATTCAGCGCATCCTACGCCATATCCGTCAAAATAAGATTGGTTGGTTACTAGGTTGTAAAGTCAGTAGCAAAGTCTGTTATAAATGACTATACTAGGCTTAGGTTCATCCGCTTAAAGCTAGATAATCTAATGATATTCACGCTATTATGCCAAGCAAAAAATCGATCAGTTTATTTGTTACCTATGCACGGGAAGACGAAATTTATCGTAAAGAACTGGCAAAGTGGCTGAAGCCATTGCAGCAGCAAGGCTTGATTGGCATATCGAATCATAAGGCCATATTATCCGGCGAGTATCGGGAAAATCACATTGACTACCATCTGGAAACAGCCGATCTGGTTTTGCTGCTGATCAGTCCAGACTTCATCGATTCCGATTATTGTTATCAAAATGAAATGCAAAGAGCCATTCAGCGTCACGAGCGGGGTGAATGCGTAGTGGTATTGATTTTCTTGCGCTGTACCGATATCGCTACTACCCCGCTTGCCAAGCTGCAAGTTTTGCCTACCGATTTAAAGCCGGTAAAAAGCTGGTCAGATTTGGATGAGGCATTCCATAATATTACTCAAGGTTTAAGCAAGCTTATCCAGCGCTTGCAGGTCCTGTCACACTTCAAATCGTCAACCGTTAGTCATAACACTCAATCTTTAACCGACCACAACGCGGCTATTGATAAAGTTCGGCTGTATGGGGAAATTACCCGCATTCTTACAGGTACCGAGCGGCACGAATTGCAATGGCTAACAGGCGTCGTGAAAGAATATGCCCCTAATCTGCTGGCTACTTTAACGCCAGACAAGCCAGTCTGGGCTGAACAAATGGGCGCCGATCAATTTGGTCCTTATGCCGTATTCATATTCAACGGCATAAAGCAAATCTTCCGCTGGATCAAGCCGGGCGAGTTTATGATGGGCTCGCCACCGCATGAGGACAAACGTTATGATGACGAAGATCTGCATCAGGTGACGATCAGCCAAGGTTTCTGGATTGCTGATACTGCTGTTACTCAGGCATTTTGGCGCGCAGTCATGGGTGCTAATCCCTGTCATTTTCGGGATAACTCTTTAAATCCGATGGACAGTGTCAGTTGGTTGGATGTGCAGGAATTCATACAGCGGTTAATTGCGTTTTACCATGGTCTGCCGGTGAGTTTGCCCAGTGAAGCCCAATGGGAATACGCCTGTCGGGCCGGTACCATTTCCCCGTTTTCTCTGGGGGAAAATATCACCCCGCTACTGGTTAATTATAACGGCATTAAGCCATATGCTGGCGCGGATCATGGTTTAAATAGAAAAAGAACTGTGCCCGTCAAATCCCTGCCTCCAAATGCCTGGGGTTTATATGAAATGCACGGCAATGTCTGGGAATGGTGCCAGGACAATTGGCAAGAACATTTAGCAGTCGCAATCGCAGTCGACATCGATATGTCTTCAGAAGAACGAGATCGGCGGGTGTTGCGTGGTGGCTCTTGGCTTAGTGGTGGAGTGCTCTGCCGCTCAGCTTACCGTTGTTACTGGCATCAGGGGCTACGCAACTCAAGTGCGGGCTTTCGACTGGTGTTAAACCAATAGCAAATCAAATTGACTGCGTCATTAATTAATGGCCGATTGTGTAAAGAATTTTAGATTGTATCTGTCATATGTGCCGACAACACCGGTCTGCATAATTGTGCTTTAGTCCGTCCTTAGCCATTCTCTCAAAAAACATTTCCGATAAGTTATTGATCTTAAAAGTAGGGCTAAAATAAATTCACAAAGTCGTCAAAAAGGGGTTGCCGAAGGCAAAATTCCCCGTATAATGGGCGGCTCTTCAGCGGTGATTGATTCCTGGAATCGAACAGCGGTGGGGCGAGACGAACAGGTTTTCAGTGTTGTTAAGTAACGGTTTTAATTGAGGTTGTTGCTTAATAGTCGGGTGTTGGTTTTCGGTCGTTGGGTGATGAGGTAGTGAGTTTTTAATGCCGAATCGCACATCACTTCTGAAAAAAAACGCTTGACTGAAATAAGAAAGGCTGTATAATTTGTCGGCTCAACGGGGCGAAAGCCTCAGCTCTTTAACAACCGAATCGAAATAATTTGTGTGGGTATGTGTCGAGATTTAAGCTTTGCTTAATAGAAAGATCGACACAGAGAGACACGTCAATTTAGCAGTACAGACGCTCTGTCGTCGAGCCAAGAGATTGGACACTAATCTTATTTAGTGTCAGTTGAAATTAAACTGAAGAGTTTGATCATGGCTCAGATTGAACGCTGGCGGTATGCTTAACACATGCAAGTCGAACGGTAGCAGGCCTTCGGGCGCTGACGAGTGGCGGACGGGTGAGTAATGCATAGGAATCTGCCTCATAGTGGGGGATAACGTGGGGAAACTCACGCTAATACCGCATACGACCTACGGGTGAAAGCGGGGGACCTTCGGGCCTCGCGCTATGAGATGAGCCTATGTTGGATTAGCTAGTTGGTAGGGTAATGGCCTACCAAGGCGACGATCCATAGCTGGTCTGAGAGGATGATCAGCCACACTGGGACTGAGACACGGCCCAGACTCCTACGGGAGGCAGCAGTGGGGAATATTGGACAATGGGCGGAAGCCTGATCCAGCAATACCGCGTGTGTGAAGAAGGCCTGAGGGTTGTAAAGCACTTTCAATGGGAAGGAATACCTATCGGCGAATACCCGGTAGACTGACATTACCCATACAAGAAGCACCGGCTAACTCCGTGCCAGCAGCCGCGGTAATACGGAGGGTGCAAGCGTTAATCGGAATTACTGGGCGTAAAGCGTGCGTAGGCGGTGATTTAAGTCAGATGTGAAAGCCCTGGGCTTAACCTGGGAACTGCATTTGATACTGGGTCACTAGAGTTGAGTAGAGGAGAGTGGAATTTCAGGTGTAGCGGTGAAATGCGTAGAGATCTGAAGGAACAC
Coding sequences within it:
- a CDS encoding thioredoxin family protein, which encodes MAATASNMLPLGSIAPDFNLPDTTTGKTFRLSDLQGRLGTVVMFICNHCPFVLHIKQQLQAIPRQYTPLGISFIAISANDIDNYPQDAPDKMQALMAEWGNPFAAYLYDESQQVAKAYQAACTPDIYLFDAYLNCVYRGRLDASTPQNNQPVTGQDLRNALDQLLAGQTISAEQTPSIGCNIKWKNA
- a CDS encoding TlpA family protein disulfide reductase; translated protein: MTKKTVIFLAIAALALLAGIFAQRIQQLSEQTAATAPPIEFSLPDIDDKPHAISEWRGKFLVVNFWASWCGPCIKEIPEFINMQTELQAQGVQFIGVAIEEKAAVLDYLARVHINYPILVAGEAGLSLAYRLGNIINAVPFSIIVNPTGQIIHHQPGELSKDKLLSVLAPLLNKPKAE
- the aroQ gene encoding type II 3-dehydroquinate dehydratase codes for the protein MAQITVLNGPNLNLLGIREPGIYGTTSLADIQTNLEHLAADLKLELAFVQSNAEHVLVEHIHAAYLQHTDFIIINPAAFTHTSVALRDALLATKIPFIEVHLSNVHAREAFRTHSYFSDIAVGVICGLGANGYLLALQAAHQFLQERTQNNGY
- the accB gene encoding acetyl-CoA carboxylase biotin carboxyl carrier protein, which translates into the protein MDIRKIKKLIDLIEESDIAEIEITEGEESVRINRYSSAPAPQYSHYAPPAPAAAPAPAPAVPLVSATAAPVEEKILGHQVLSPMVGTFYRSASPGSGSFVEIGHTVTVGQTLCIIEAMKILNQIESDKSGKIKQILVENGHPVEYGQPLFVIE
- the accC gene encoding acetyl-CoA carboxylase biotin carboxylase subunit, which codes for MFEKIVIANRGEIALRILRACRELGVKTVAVYSQADRDLKHVRLADEAVCIGPAPSALSYLNIPAIISAAEVTDAQAIHPGYGFLSENADFSEKVSQSGFVFIGPKADTIRMMGDKISAKKAMIAAGIPCVPGNGEPLGDDDAANLKLAREVGYPVIIKAAGGGGGRGMRTVHTESHLISSINLTKGEAAAAFGNPTVYMEKFLEDPRHIEFQVMADSHGNAIHLGERDCSMQRRHQKVVEEAPAPGITPEQRQRMGERCAQACRDIGYLGAGTFEFLYEKGEFFFIEMNTRVQVEHPVTEMITGFDIVKEQLRVAAGERLSITQDQVTFTGHAVECRLNAEDPQTFMPCPGLIDQFHMPGGPGIRCETHIYNGYRVPPYYDSMIGKLIAHGEDRASAIARMRTALSEMVIDGIKTNIPLQQMIMSDAAFAAGGQNIHYLEKKLGIH
- a CDS encoding IS701 family transposase, which codes for MFILRDITQPLQAQFSHSELGKERSSLFIYTLLSIIIPFTSSITSNCYRCLTTLFGIDLNQKRFYTFMASSTLPWQRVWQTIWGLIPSPETDGRLLLALDDTINPKSGTHIFACDTVFDHAAKTNQSQYPWAQNIVAVGLLKRIKGRWGCLFMDFRFYIAQKTLTANSKNARIKDQPVPFQSKLEQACHMLIGISQHFPNTPVLAVMDSWFGNYSVWQPVRKCLGLRFHILSRLRSNNVLYNQLVESKENKRGRPAKYGKRIGSTAEIAKQFVSLAKNYTVELYGKTRQVSAYDQVVVLKTLKCSVRVVWVYRKTQWIALFTTDLTLSVNQIIEFYGARWKIESGFKELKQDIGSQSAQCRKAAAVINHLNFCLMASTLAWIYADKLKADPERRHKVKGRTSFAFSDVRHIIAEAALNEDFVRLCPKPSNSPINSIVAVLLRMVA
- the prmA gene encoding 50S ribosomal protein L11 methyltransferase, with the translated sequence MAWHQLSVITDESTAPELSDFFSELGAVSVTFSDAEDEPVYEPAIDQTIIWSNTKVTALFELDTDPDVVHTLVFNQFIGQPLDGWNAEVLLDQAWERAWMEHYKPMKFADKLWVCPTGQERHEAGTICMTLDPGLAFGTGTHPTTALCLEWLASHDLQDKVVVDYGCGSGILAVAALLLGAKHVHALDIDPQAITASRDNAEKNQVQDRISYYLPEQFDVLTADIVVANILAKPLIELAGPISALVKDGGKLVLSGILKQQAGEVAASYRQLGLNVLGTYGREDWCRIDAEQKTA